The Pseudomonadota bacterium genome contains the following window.
AACGTTGGCCGGAAGTTATATTCAGCGCAACTCGTGAACATGGTGTGGCGCCCGCGGAGTAATGCCTCAGGCCCTGGCCGTCCGGCCATCGCGAACCGTCACCGCTTCGGTGGCTATCGTCGCTTGGCCTGCGAATGCGGTGATGGTGCTTAACGCGAGGGTGCCAGCGGGTGGCTCACGGCTTTGATCTTGGTCTGCCAGTACGAACGTACCGGATGCAGCCGCCGGATGCGTCGGCGCAAGGCTGACACGCCATCGGTGTTCTCGCCACCGGTGTATCGGAGCTGAATATACAGACGCGTGATGTGCCAGATCGCCTCGGCCAAATCTGGTCGGGTTGCCGCGGCTCGTTGTGCGAAATCCATCGGTCCTTCGGAGGGTTTTCGAACCAGGCCGGAACGGGCCATGCGACGACAGAATCGATCAAACTCGCGGGCCAGCGGATCGCTAGCGACCGGTCTTGCCCGGTGTACCAAAAACAGCCCCAAACCGCTGAGCAGCACTGTGCACAGGATGGTCAGCGTGAGCACCATCCGACTCGGCGACGCGTCGCGCATCCCCAGTTTTTCCAGGGCGCGTTTTTGGCGTTCGGGCCCGTAGGCCAAAACCCACTCGTTCCAACGATGATTTGCTGCATCCCAAGCTAAGCGAACTTGGAGCAATGTGGCGTTTTGGCGCAGGGCGCGTAAGGTCAAGGGGCCTTCGTTGGCGTATACGGAATCCATGCCCTGTTCGATTCGGGCGGGGGAGACTGCAGCGGTGGGGTCGATACGAATCCACCCGCGGTTTTCGATCCAGACTTCTGACCAGGCGTGGGCATCCGATTGCCTCACGATGTAGTAGTCTCCTAACGGGTTGAGCTCACCGCCTTGATATCCCACAACCACCCGCGCGGGAATTCCCGCGGCGCGCATGAGGAACGTGAACGCGCTGGCGTAGTGTTCGCAGAATCCCCGGCGTGTGTTGAACAGGAAATCATCGACCGAGTCGGAATCAAGCGGTGGCGGATTCAAGGTATAAAAGAACGCCTTGTTACGAAACATAGCCAGGGACCGCTCGATGATTTGAATATCATCCAGTCCCTCGGAGCGCCAATCGGATACCAGACGGCGGGCGCGCGAGTTGCCCTTGAGCGGCAATGCCAAAGCCGATTGTCGTCGGTCTGGCGGCAATTCCGGCTCTAGACGATATTGGGTATAAGAGGTGACGTGGTATTGCAGCCGATCGAGTATCGGGTCTTTGGCAAGCATGTGGCGGTCACTGAATGTGACGTTGGAAAGCGATGTGGCCATGGGCACGTCCAACGCAAGCAACCACTTTTCCCCATGGGGTTCCAGCGTGACTTCGTAGGATATGGCCCCTTTTTCGGGTCGGATGTCGATCTTCGAGGTTGAGTCGTTGCTGCTGCCGGTCGTCCAGCTTTGTCCATTGAAATCCCATAGAATCGGGCCGCGCCAATAACGTTGGCTTGGCGATGGCGCCGCGCCGTTGAAACGAACGCGAAATGCCACCGCGTCGGACAAGCTGAGCTGGCTGATATTCCCCGGTGAGAGATTGTCGCTCAGGCCGGTCGTTGCGTTGCTTCCGGTATTCGGCAATCCCCAAAGCGGGCCTGAGAGCCGAGGGAAAAGAACGAACAGCACCAGCATGACCGGCAACGCTTGGATCAGCATTCTTCCTGCCTGTCGAAGACCCGCGCGGGTCGGGATCGCGCCCGCGGGCTGGTTCACCAGCACCAAGGCGGTTGATATCACCACCAGCGTTGGTATGGCGTAGAGGGTCATGGGGATGGATTGGCTGAACAAAAAGTTGGCAGCGAGCAGAAAGTAGCTCAGGAACAGTAGCAACATCGCGTCGCGGTGAGAGCGGGTCTCCAGGAGCTTTAGCGCCACCATGGTGACGAGCAATGCGACGCCGGAATCATGGCCATTGATGCGGCCGTAGCTGCCATAGACTGCGGCAAAGCCGGCGACAGCCAAGGTCAATTGCACTATCCGGGAAGGGGACCGCCAATTTTTCCGGGTTGCGAACCATCGCCAGATACCACAAGCGACCGCCAACGCGATGGTCCATAGCGCCACGTGCCAAACGTGAGGCAGAACGGCCAAGCCGAGGCAGATAAGCAACCATTCGGTGGTGCTGCGATCCAGAAGACTGGCTTGTCTCATTCGTCCATTCCGGTTCGGGGCAGGTTGTGCAGCGCCAGCATACGCAGGCAGGCCTCCCGATGGTCCGATCCCAGCGACGGCGAACGCTGTCCGCTCGATAGTTTCAAGCCGTAAGGGCGCTCGTCGCGTTCACACTCAAGTAGCAAGCGGCACAGCTGGGAAAGCCCGAGTTCTACGTCTCGCGTCTCAAGTGCGGACAAATCGAGCCAGATTTCATGACCTGCACTCGCGCTGAATTGTTTGGTCAGCAGGCCTTGCTCCCGGGCCAGTGCCGTCCACAGTATGTGGCGAAACGGGTCGCCGTGGTGGTAGTCACGCAGGCTATGGAAATCCTCAGAACTGCCGATGCGTCGCGACGGATTTCGTCCATAACCGTGAGTCGCGGAGTTGACTGTGGGCGGTGATTCGGCTGGTGCCGGGTAGACCAGGCTGTCGGTGTCGGGTTGGACGAAAGACCACGCCCGGAACAGGCCGAGGGGATGCTCGGTGCTGATACGAAAACGGGGAGCTTTTAGATACCCCCGGCACGTGCTGTCGACGCCGATGCGAACTTGCGCACGTTCGTGGGGTGGTACGTGCACGTGCTGAGTGTCACCGTTTGGCCCTTCGACGGAAATGCTGTAGCGCATGAAGTCGTTGGGGTTCTCCAAAAACAACCGGAAATAGGCGCGTTCGGAGGCAAAGACCGGCTCCGCGCCGATGCTCCAGATCCTGAGGCCTAAAAGGTTTTGATGGGTGTGATGCATGGCGACAAATGCCAATGCGCCGAGTAAGAAACAGGTGGCGAAGGCCATGCTATTGCCATAATTCATGGCGCCCAGCAACATCACCAAGAGCATGATGCCGAACAACACACCGTAACGGGTCGGCAAAATGTAAATGCGTTGCCGACGCAGGGTGATCACACCGGCTTGCCTCGGGTGCCGATGGGCGACCCAGCCGAGAATCAGGCGATCTAGTCGACTCAGCCCCGGCATGGCTAAGGAATCGGTACGGCTTCCAGGAGGTGCTCACCGACATTGTTGCGATCACCGGCGCCATCGGTTCCCTGTAGACGGTGGTTGACGACCGGACCGATTATGGCTTGCACGTCTTCGGGCAGGGTATGGTTGCGTCCGTTGATATAGGCCCACGCCTGTGCAGCCCGTACCAAGGCCAAGCCCGCACGCGGTGAGAGACCCTCGCGGAATGCTCCGCTTTCACGCGTATAGCGTGTGAGGTCCTGCACGTATGCGACCAACGCGTCGGCCAGATGCACTTGCGCGGCTTCGGCTTGAAGGGCGAGTAAGCGGGTCGGGCCCATCAAGGGTTGTAGCTCCCGTAGCAATTCGCGGCGGTCGTGACCGAGCAGCAGCGCACGTTCGGCGTCCGCATCGGGATACCCCAGCTCCAAGCGCATCAGAAATCGATCCAGCTGTGATTCGGGTAGGGGAAAGGTGCCGGCCTGATGGCTGGGGTTTTGGGTCGCCACCACGAAAAACGGTTCAGGTAAACGGTGTGTGGTCCCGTCGACGGTGACTTGGCGTTCTTCCATCGCCTCTAGCAGTGCGCTTTGGGTTTTGGGGGTTGCCCGGTTGATTTCGTCTGCCAGGACCAGTTCCACGAAAACCGGGCCGGGGTGAAAAACGAACTCGTCTGATTCGCGTTTGAAAATCGTGGTGCCGGTGACATCGCCGGGCAACAAGTCACTGGTGAATTGGATTCGCTGGAATTCCAACCCAAGGGTCAAAGCCAGCGTGTGGGCCAGGGTTGTTTTACCGACGCCGGGGACATCTTCGATTAGCAGGTGGCCGCGCGCGAGCAGGCAAGTAAGCGCCAACCGAATTTGTTTGTCTTTGCCCAGAATGACGTCACCAATCTGGGATATCACGGCCGCCAGTGCATGGTCCTTCGGCTCGTTCGCGGCGAGGGGGGGTAGCATGTCATCATGCGTCAGCATAGGTATTGTTCTTGTCTCGGGCTGTTGCGTTTCGTACAGCATCGCGCGGGCGTTGTCGCAATTCTGAACACGGATTATTCGGGCTAGTCATGAGGTTTTCGGCCGGAATGAGTAGAATATTAGCTATCGAGCTTTGCACTCCGGGTGAATCAAGGCAAGAAATTTTCTGTTCAAAGAGGCGAGTCAATGGGGGAAGAAAAACGCGCTATGCGATGGTGGCATGTAGTGGCTAGCGTGCTGGCTGCTATGTTCGGGGTCCAAAGCGAGCAAAATCGCCAACGTGATTTTTCTGAAGGAAATCCGTGGATATTTATCGTCACGGGCGCGATGATGACGCTGTTGCTGATTTTGGTCCTGTGGTTGGCCGTGAAACTTATACTGGCCAATGCCGGTCTTTAAAGGCGCGATTGAAACGGCCGAGCACTCCCATAAAGGGTGCTGGTATGCACTTGAAGTATTGCATTGAAATCGGCGAGTAGAGGTGATTGATGTCCATTCGGGAGTTGATTAAGCAGTGGGAGGCCAGTGCCAAATCGGACTTGACGGCCCACGAGTACTGCGTTCGATTGTCGATCCACGATGCGGCGCGGGTCGCCGCTCTGGCAGAAATGTACGCCCAGCGCTCAGAATCCGAGATCATTACCGATCTCATCGGCGCGGCGCTGGATGAACTGGAAAGCTCCCTTCCGTATCAGGAAGGTCAGCGTGTGGTGGCCACCGACGAACAAGGGGATCCCATCTATGAAGACGCCGGTCCGTCGCGGCGGCTTTATGAACTCACGCAGAAGTTTGCTGCGCAACTCGAGGCAGACAGCCGAGGGGCGAAATAGCGTGCGCGGGACGACCCGCCAACCGAGTCGTCGCTGCGCACTGTGGGTCAGGTCAAACGGGCGATTCGAGCCCGTTGGGTGTCCAGTTCATTGATGGCTATTTTGATGGATTCTGCCCGGGCCTGCTCTTTTGCCACCACCGCGGTCGGCGCGTTGAGGGTGAACTGCGCGTTGTTGAGCTTTTTCTCCACCCGTTCGAGGTCTTGGTTGAGTTTATGAAGCTGCTTGTCCAGCCGTTCAAGCTCCGCCTCGGCGTCGATAATCCCCGCCATCGGCACCAGGATTTTTAGCGTGCCGATCAAGGCCGTGGCGGATTCAGGCGGTTCCTCGCCCGCCGCAAGATAGCGAATGCTCTCAACACGCGCCAGTCGGGACAGATAGCTTTCATAGGCGCTCACGCGAGTCCGGTCGGTGTCCGTCGCATCTTGAAGCACCACCGGGAGCGGCCGACTGGGTGCGATGTCCATTTCACCCCGTATCCGTCGTAGTCCGAGAATGAATGATTGCAACCATTCAATTTCGCCAATGGCTTGTTCGTCTTGCCCGGCGGCGTCGGCCACCGGATACGGTCGCAGGGAAATGGTCTCACCCGTCACGCCGGTCAGCGGCGCCACACGTTGCCATATGTCCTCGGTGATAAATGGCATCACCGGGTGCATCAGTCTCAGCAAAGTTTCCAGAACTTCTAGCAAGGTGCGGCGAGTCGCCCGTTTTTCCGCGGCGCTGGCCGCTGTACTTTGCAGTACGGGCTTGGATAGCTCCAGATACCAGTCGCAGTACTCGTTCCAAGTGAATTCATACAGTGCTTGCGCCGCAAGATCGAATCGGTAGCTGTCAATGTGTTGTCTGACTTCCGCGACTCGCGCATTGAGGCGTGCCTGAATCCAGCGATCCGGCACACTGTATTCCATCTGTCCGCCGCCCAGGCCGGCGTCTTCGCCTTCCACACTCATCAACACGTAGCGAGCGGCATTCCAGAGTTTGTTGCAGAAATTCCGGTATCCCTCGACACGGCCTAGGTCGAATCGGATGTCCCGGCCATGGGTGGCTAGTGCGGCGAAGGTGAAGCGCAGCGCGTCGGTGCCAAATGCGGGGATACCGTCCGGGAACTCTTTGCACGTGGCTTTTTCAATTCGGTGAGCCATCTGTGGCTGCATCAAACCGCGAGTGCGTTTCTGCACCAAGGATTCGAGATCGATGCCATCGATGAGGTCGATGGGGTCTAACACGTTGCCCTTGGATTTGGACATCTTCTGGCCCTGAGCGTCGCGCACCAGGCCATGCATGTAGATTTCTCGAAACGGGATGTCGCCTGCGAATTTCAGCCCCATCATGATCATTCGAGCCACCCAGAAAAAGATGATGTCGAATCCGGTGACCAGAACCGATGTGGGGTAGTAGTTTTTGAGTGCCTCCGTGTTGTCGGGCCAGCCGAGCGTTGAGAACGGCCACAGTGCCGACGAGAACCAAGTGTCCAGGACATCCGGGTCTCGGCTCAGTTGGGCCTCCGGCGACAATCCATGGCGCGTCCGCACATCCTGTTCGTCTCGTCCCACATAGACGTTGCCATGCTCGTCATACCACGCGGGGATTCGGTGACCCCACCAAATTTGGCGTGAAATACACCAATCTTCGATGTTGCGCATCCACTCGAAATAGGTTTTACGCCAGTTGTCGGGAACAAAACGGATGCGGCCGTTTTCAACTGCCTCGATGGCCGGTTGGGCAAGCGCCTCCGTACGGACGAACCATTGATCGGTCAGGTAAGGCTCGATGACTGCGCCGCTGCGGTCTCCTCGTGGGACCATCAAACGGTGATCGTCAATGCGTTCCAAAAGCCCTGCCGACTCAAAGTGTTCGATCACCTTTTTTCTAGCGTCGTAGCGATCCAGTCCCCGGTAGGCGGCTGGGTAAAGCGTGCACACCGATGGCTGCCCGGCCGCCGGATTACCGTCGTCGGTTAGATCGGCCTTCAATCGTGCATCGGGGGTCAAGATGTTGATCAGACCGTGCCAGGGGATTTCCGACAACGCTTCCTGGTGCCGGGTCCACACGGCAAAGTCGTTGAAATCATGGGCCGGGGTGATCTTAACGCAGCCGCTGCCGAATTCCGGGTCGACGTACTCGTCGGCGATGACCGGGATTAATCGTTCGGCGATGGGCAGCCAAACCTGGCGTCCGATCAGGCCCTGGTAACGGGCGTCTTCCGGGTGCACCGCCACGGCGGCATCGCCCAGCATCGTTTCCGGGCGGGTGGTGGCCACCACCAAATAGTGGTCGGTGGGTTGGCCTTTGTCATCGGCCAGCGGATAGCGGAAGTGCCACAAATGGCCTTTTTCTTCTTCCGAGATCACTTCCAAATCCGAGATTGCCGTGTGCAAAACGGGATCCCAATTTACTAACCTCTGCCCACGATAGATCAGATCTTCTTCGTAGAGCCGAACGAAAACCTCCACAACGGCTTTTGACAAGCCATCGTCCATAGTGAAGCGTTCGCGCGACCAATCCGGGGAAGCGCCCAGGCGGCGCAGCTGGCGGGAGATATGCCCGCCGGATTCTTCCTTCCATTGCCATACCCGCTCAATGAAGGCCTCACGTCCCAGATCGTGCCGGTTTTGCCCTTGGGCCGCCAGCTGGCGTTCCACCACCATTTGGGTGGCGATCCCGGCGTGATCGGTGCCCGGCTGCCAGAGCGTATTGTCGCCACACATGCGGTGATAGCGGATGAGAAGATCCATCACGGTGGACTGAAAGGCATGCCCCATATGCAATGTGCCGGTGACATTCGGCGGCGGAATCATGATGCAGTAGGAAGGTCCCCCGGGGCGGGGTGAAAAATATCCCTGCTCTTCCCAGTGTCGATACCAACGTTGCTCGATGGCGTGAGGGTCGTAAGCCTTTTCCATTTGTGTCCGTCGTTAGGTGAGTGGTTTGGCCCGTGGGTGGCCGTGTTACGCGCGCTTCTGCGGCGGTAAATTCAGCGTTTCCAAGGCATATCCCCGATCGCGATAGAAGCGAAATCGCTCTCGACCCGATTGGCGGTCCTGATCGTCGTCGGCAACGAGCTCCACCAACCGTTCGAACTGACCGAAGAACAAAGGTACCTCACGGGTGAGGTTGATCATGACATCGTGGACCCGCGGTTGTGGTCGGCTGTCATGGCCGATAACAACCGGACTGGTTTGATCATCGTGTTCATGGCGCACATGTGGAACAAAACTCCCCTGGCGAAAGGTCCAGAGGAGTTGGTCCACTCGCTCGGCGGCAATGGGCGATTCGGTATGCAGATAAACGCCGTGACCTTGTTGATAGGCTTTCTCTGCGATTCGACATGCCGCAATGAATCGTTCGTCGGTGCTCTGACGCGTGAGCACGTAGAAGCTGATTCGTGTCATCGGATGCGCTCAGGCGTCCACTTGGTTCATCAGATACTCGGTTAGCAACAATACGGGTCTGCCCGTTGCGTTTTTGCGTTTGCCCCCGTGCCAGGCGGTGCCTGCGATATCCAGGTGGGCCCAGTGGTCGTCTTCGACGAAGCGGGACAGGAAGCAGGCCGCTGTGATACTACCGGCGTCACGGCCGCCGACATTGGCCATGTCCGCAAAGGGGCTGTCCAGCTGCTTTTGGTAGGCACTCCAAACGGGCAATTCCCAGGCCCGATCACCGGTGGCTTCACCGGCGTGTAGGAGTGCTTTGGTCAGTGCCGGCGTGTTGCTGAACAGGCCCGTGGCGTGGTGGCCCAAAGCGACCACACAGGCTCCGGTGAGAGTGGCGATGTCGATGATGGTCACCGGTTCATAACGCTGGGCATAGGTGAGCGCATCGCAAAGCAGCAGTCGTCCTTCAGCGTCGGTGTTGAGAATCTCGATGGTTTTACCTGACATGCTGGTGACGATATCGCCGGGCTTGCTGGCCTTGCCGTCGGGTAAGTTTTCGCTGCTCGGTATGATCCCGATGACATTGATCGGCAGTTTGAGCGTCGCGACAGTCAGCAGGGAACCTAGCACGCTGGCGGCGCCGCACATGTCATATTTCATTTCATCCATCGCTGCGGCGGGCTTGATGGAGATGCCGCCGGAATCGAAGGTCACCCCCTTACCTACCAATACATAGGGCCTGGAGCCGTCTTTGGTGCCGGTGTATTCCATCACGATCAGCTTGGCAGGTTGTTCGCTGCCTTTGGCGACCGACAGCAGTGCCCCCATGCCCAGCGCTTCCATGTCGGACTCATCCAGAACTTTGGTCTCGATGGCGGGCAAGTCTTTCGCCAGCTGGAGTCCTTGATCGGCCAGGTAGCTGGGTGTGCAGACGTTACCGGGGAGGTTACCCAAATCTCGCGCCAGGCTTACGCCTTTGGAAATGGCAACACCGACATCGATCGCTTGTTCAGCGGCCGCCAAGTCGCGGCGCGTCTCCAAGCCCATAATTAGGCTGCGCAGCCGTCCTTCCGGTTCGGCCTCTTTCGTTTTGAAACGGTCGAAACGGTAAGATGCCTCTTCGGTATGAATCACCGTTTCTTTGACTTTCCAGTTGACATCACGTCCGCGGACGTTCAGATCGGTCAGGTAGCTGATGGCGTCTCGCGTGCCTGTTCTGTTCAACGCTCTGACCGCAGCACGTGTGGCTTGCCGAAAACGCTCGTCATCGAAGTCCCGCTCTCGACCACAGCCCACTAGCAAGACCCGATCACACAAGGTGTTGGGGACATTGTGCACCAGCAAGGTTTGGCCGGCTTTTCCATCCATGTCGCCTCGACGGAGAATGCCGCCGATATATCCATCACTGACCTGGTCAATCCGCTCCAGCGCTGCACTGGGTTTTCTGCGTTCGAACACGCCCACCACGATACATGGCACGCGTTGCTTTTCCGGGTTGCCGCTTTTTGCTCCGTACTCCATCAGTCCACTCCTGATACGTGAACTCTCACGTGACGACAGCCGCATGGCCGTCGTCACAGTGACCAATTAATTTCATTGGATAATGAGGGTTCGTTTGATTATGGCGATAATTAACCGCTGCAATTTGCAAGAAATCTGCTTCGATTCGGACCGTTTGTTGCGCTATCACTAAATCTCCGGCCCAATCGACACTGGTTTGTCTTTCTCTACGTCGTTATGATCTCGAATCACAATATTCTAGTGAAAACGATTAGTTATTTGAAATTTTCCGCATAACCCTGATTTTACTCCCAGATGCTCGGATTGTTCGAACGCGGCCTAATACGCGAAGTTTTGCAGCTGACCGCCGTCGTGCTCCTGATTTTGCTCCTAATTATGGTGGGCGCACAGTTTGCGGCTTTGTTTGCGCTGGCGTCCGCCGGACAGGTTCCACTGGGTGCCATCGCACCGCTGGCCTCTCTTGATGCGGTCCAGCAGTTGGTGCTGCTCCTTCCGGTTGCCTATTACGTCGCCATCCTGACGTCCGTGGGTCGGATGTACCGGAATCACGAGGCTTACGCTTGGGCCGTCGCAGGCGTCGGGCCAGCCCGGATCTACCGGCCATTGTTCTTGATCGCCATTGTATTGTCGGGACTGACCGGCTATTTGTCATTGGAGCTGGCCCCGTCCGCCGCCGCGGAATCAAAGCAGCTTCGTGCCGAGGCGGAAAGAAATGCCCGTTTCGGGTTGGGGGTGGCCGGACGATTCCAGAGTTTCGAATCGGGTCGAATTGTCCTCTACGCCGGCCAGGTAAGACCGGGTTCGGGAGAGTTGGAGGACGTGTTCATCCATATGGATGAACAGGATCAACCCATCACCATCCGTGCCAAGCGGGGGAAGCTCGAGCCCCAGGACGAGATATCGCAAGTGCTTCGTCTATTCGATGGAACGCGCTATGAGGGCGTTGTGGGTTCCGGTGGTTATCGGGTGATCCATTTTCGCGAACAGGGTTTTCGCTATGAACTTCCGGCTGCGGAACCTTCGC
Protein-coding sequences here:
- a CDS encoding leucyl aminopeptidase; the protein is MEYGAKSGNPEKQRVPCIVVGVFERRKPSAALERIDQVSDGYIGGILRRGDMDGKAGQTLLVHNVPNTLCDRVLLVGCGRERDFDDERFRQATRAAVRALNRTGTRDAISYLTDLNVRGRDVNWKVKETVIHTEEASYRFDRFKTKEAEPEGRLRSLIMGLETRRDLAAAEQAIDVGVAISKGVSLARDLGNLPGNVCTPSYLADQGLQLAKDLPAIETKVLDESDMEALGMGALLSVAKGSEQPAKLIVMEYTGTKDGSRPYVLVGKGVTFDSGGISIKPAAAMDEMKYDMCGAASVLGSLLTVATLKLPINVIGIIPSSENLPDGKASKPGDIVTSMSGKTIEILNTDAEGRLLLCDALTYAQRYEPVTIIDIATLTGACVVALGHHATGLFSNTPALTKALLHAGEATGDRAWELPVWSAYQKQLDSPFADMANVGGRDAGSITAACFLSRFVEDDHWAHLDIAGTAWHGGKRKNATGRPVLLLTEYLMNQVDA
- a CDS encoding DNA polymerase III subunit chi → MTRISFYVLTRQSTDERFIAACRIAEKAYQQGHGVYLHTESPIAAERVDQLLWTFRQGSFVPHVRHEHDDQTSPVVIGHDSRPQPRVHDVMINLTREVPLFFGQFERLVELVADDDQDRQSGRERFRFYRDRGYALETLNLPPQKRA
- the lptF gene encoding LPS export ABC transporter permease LptF, which encodes MLGLFERGLIREVLQLTAVVLLILLLIMVGAQFAALFALASAGQVPLGAIAPLASLDAVQQLVLLLPVAYYVAILTSVGRMYRNHEAYAWAVAGVGPARIYRPLFLIAIVLSGLTGYLSLELAPSAAAESKQLRAEAERNARFGLGVAGRFQSFESGRIVLYAGQVRPGSGELEDVFIHMDEQDQPITIRAKRGKLEPQDEISQVLRLFDGTRYEGVVGSGGYRVIHFREQGFRYELPAAEPSRLHRKAISTEELMSEPRSRADWAEWHWRLAAPSAVWVLALLAVPLARVSPRQRSAGLILGILIYVFYSNLMGLGRSWMAQKLILPIFGLWWVHLLFVLLALVLLARQDGWRWVFAAGWRRGQRRQ
- a CDS encoding DUF58 domain-containing protein → MPGLSRLDRLILGWVAHRHPRQAGVITLRRQRIYILPTRYGVLFGIMLLVMLLGAMNYGNSMAFATCFLLGALAFVAMHHTHQNLLGLRIWSIGAEPVFASERAYFRLFLENPNDFMRYSISVEGPNGDTQHVHVPPHERAQVRIGVDSTCRGYLKAPRFRISTEHPLGLFRAWSFVQPDTDSLVYPAPAESPPTVNSATHGYGRNPSRRIGSSEDFHSLRDYHHGDPFRHILWTALAREQGLLTKQFSASAGHEIWLDLSALETRDVELGLSQLCRLLLECERDERPYGLKLSSGQRSPSLGSDHREACLRMLALHNLPRTGMDE
- a CDS encoding MoxR family ATPase, with translation MLPPLAANEPKDHALAAVISQIGDVILGKDKQIRLALTCLLARGHLLIEDVPGVGKTTLAHTLALTLGLEFQRIQFTSDLLPGDVTGTTIFKRESDEFVFHPGPVFVELVLADEINRATPKTQSALLEAMEERQVTVDGTTHRLPEPFFVVATQNPSHQAGTFPLPESQLDRFLMRLELGYPDADAERALLLGHDRRELLRELQPLMGPTRLLALQAEAAQVHLADALVAYVQDLTRYTRESGAFREGLSPRAGLALVRAAQAWAYINGRNHTLPEDVQAIIGPVVNHRLQGTDGAGDRNNVGEHLLEAVPIP
- a CDS encoding DUF3488 and transglutaminase-like domain-containing protein encodes the protein MRQASLLDRSTTEWLLICLGLAVLPHVWHVALWTIALAVACGIWRWFATRKNWRSPSRIVQLTLAVAGFAAVYGSYGRINGHDSGVALLVTMVALKLLETRSHRDAMLLLFLSYFLLAANFLFSQSIPMTLYAIPTLVVISTALVLVNQPAGAIPTRAGLRQAGRMLIQALPVMLVLFVLFPRLSGPLWGLPNTGSNATTGLSDNLSPGNISQLSLSDAVAFRVRFNGAAPSPSQRYWRGPILWDFNGQSWTTGSSNDSTSKIDIRPEKGAISYEVTLEPHGEKWLLALDVPMATSLSNVTFSDRHMLAKDPILDRLQYHVTSYTQYRLEPELPPDRRQSALALPLKGNSRARRLVSDWRSEGLDDIQIIERSLAMFRNKAFFYTLNPPPLDSDSVDDFLFNTRRGFCEHYASAFTFLMRAAGIPARVVVGYQGGELNPLGDYYIVRQSDAHAWSEVWIENRGWIRIDPTAAVSPARIEQGMDSVYANEGPLTLRALRQNATLLQVRLAWDAANHRWNEWVLAYGPERQKRALEKLGMRDASPSRMVLTLTILCTVLLSGLGLFLVHRARPVASDPLAREFDRFCRRMARSGLVRKPSEGPMDFAQRAAATRPDLAEAIWHITRLYIQLRYTGGENTDGVSALRRRIRRLHPVRSYWQTKIKAVSHPLAPSR
- a CDS encoding valine--tRNA ligase, producing the protein MEKAYDPHAIEQRWYRHWEEQGYFSPRPGGPSYCIMIPPPNVTGTLHMGHAFQSTVMDLLIRYHRMCGDNTLWQPGTDHAGIATQMVVERQLAAQGQNRHDLGREAFIERVWQWKEESGGHISRQLRRLGASPDWSRERFTMDDGLSKAVVEVFVRLYEEDLIYRGQRLVNWDPVLHTAISDLEVISEEEKGHLWHFRYPLADDKGQPTDHYLVVATTRPETMLGDAAVAVHPEDARYQGLIGRQVWLPIAERLIPVIADEYVDPEFGSGCVKITPAHDFNDFAVWTRHQEALSEIPWHGLINILTPDARLKADLTDDGNPAAGQPSVCTLYPAAYRGLDRYDARKKVIEHFESAGLLERIDDHRLMVPRGDRSGAVIEPYLTDQWFVRTEALAQPAIEAVENGRIRFVPDNWRKTYFEWMRNIEDWCISRQIWWGHRIPAWYDEHGNVYVGRDEQDVRTRHGLSPEAQLSRDPDVLDTWFSSALWPFSTLGWPDNTEALKNYYPTSVLVTGFDIIFFWVARMIMMGLKFAGDIPFREIYMHGLVRDAQGQKMSKSKGNVLDPIDLIDGIDLESLVQKRTRGLMQPQMAHRIEKATCKEFPDGIPAFGTDALRFTFAALATHGRDIRFDLGRVEGYRNFCNKLWNAARYVLMSVEGEDAGLGGGQMEYSVPDRWIQARLNARVAEVRQHIDSYRFDLAAQALYEFTWNEYCDWYLELSKPVLQSTAASAAEKRATRRTLLEVLETLLRLMHPVMPFITEDIWQRVAPLTGVTGETISLRPYPVADAAGQDEQAIGEIEWLQSFILGLRRIRGEMDIAPSRPLPVVLQDATDTDRTRVSAYESYLSRLARVESIRYLAAGEEPPESATALIGTLKILVPMAGIIDAEAELERLDKQLHKLNQDLERVEKKLNNAQFTLNAPTAVVAKEQARAESIKIAINELDTQRARIARLT
- a CDS encoding DUF2970 domain-containing protein, which encodes MGEEKRAMRWWHVVASVLAAMFGVQSEQNRQRDFSEGNPWIFIVTGAMMTLLLILVLWLAVKLILANAGL